A genomic region of Venturia canescens isolate UGA chromosome 7, ASM1945775v1, whole genome shotgun sequence contains the following coding sequences:
- the LOC122413235 gene encoding uncharacterized protein has protein sequence MPKEKKQRFYWKGKLVTEKVYKARLNQQEAGRNVRSIYGTKNSQRQLNLKKKEAVSSVSGYIDLKEEGCKIFDVETIAHGLICKRCKNVLSLLDTTDSIASGLGTTYYVKCRKCEHINDVLTDKQHSAPESQRMIFNCNTKAVIGTLNGGGGLTTLNKILTTLGVSPLNCGTYKTHEKEVSRCIEKMVEGSCMNATKEERQLTIENSEKLKKLLPDHLQENFLFPDLSTGYEEKDKISSENIVRVGGSFDMGWPTKGSGRSYDSLSGTAGLIGYFSRKVISQVVLNRKCRMCNVGHPKSDHDCKLNFVGSAKAMEPRAAELLVGESNKILSTVKVQLGIFIGDCDSNAILAARNAVNYEIVKHDDLNHTSKGVTSQLYKKIKSHKELNSKSIKYLGKCFNYCVTQNKGDKLAMATAIENIPYHCFNRHENCGTKWCQYSKNPDSYKHAVIGEGFTDPELFNLLKTIFGGIAKKASGFSGGVSSNPNESFNATVASKAPKSRLYGTSQSYNTRVGLAVLKKNEGEKFIVQLLENCQVSPIKNLAEFCNKVDKYSSRRYDKVRTTICKRRRLFL, from the exons AtgccgaaagaaaaaaagcagagGTTTTATTGGAAAGGTAAGCTGGTTACCGAAAAGGTTTATAAAGCTCGATTGAACCAGCAAGAAGCGGGCAGAAACGTTCGTAGTATTTACGGCACGAAAAACTCACAACGACAGCTTAAccttaaaaaaaaggaagcagTATCATCAGTGTCTGGATATATTGACTTGAAAGAGGAAGGTTGTAAGATTTTCGACGTAGAAACGATTGCCCATGGTTTAATATGCAAAAGATGCAAAAATGTGCTGTCTCTTTTGGATACTACTGACAGTATCGCGAGTGGTTTGGGCACTACCTACTATGTAAAGTGCCGAAAATGCGAGCATATCAATGACGTTCTTACTGATAAACAACATAGTGCTCCTGAATCACAgagaatgattttcaattgcaaTACAAAAGCTGTAATCG gTACTTTGAATGGAGGTGGAGGTCTTACTACACTCAATAAAATTCTAACAACATTGGGTGTATCTCCGCTAAACTGTGGCACCTACAAAACCCATGAAAAAGAAGTTTCTCgttgtattgaaaaaatggttgaagGAAGTTGTATGAACGCCACTAAAGAAGAAAGGCAACTAACTATAGAAAATTCagaaaagttgaagaaattATT ACCCGACCATTTGCAAGAAAATTTCCTATTTCCTGATTTATCGACGGGTTACGAAGAAAAAGACAAAATTTCATCGGAAAACATCGTTCGAGTTGGAGGATCGTTTGATATGGGGTGGCCAACCAAAGGATCAGGAAGAAGCTATGATAGCTTGTCGGGTACAGCTGGTTTAATAGGATATTTCAGTAGAAAAGTAATATCGCAAGTTGTACTTAATCGAAAATGCAGAATGTGTAATGTTGGCCATCCCAAAAGTGACCATGATTGTAAGCTGAATTTCGTAGGCAGCGCAAAAGCAATGGAGCCTCGAGCTGCGGAGTTGCTTGTCGGTGAAAGCAATAAAATTCTGTCAACCGTAAAAGTACAGCTCGGTATTTTCATCGGGGACTGCGATTCAAATGCTATTTTGGCAGCTCGTAACGCAgtaaattatgaaattgtcaAACATGATGATTTAAACCATACATCTAAAGGAGTAACCTCTCAgttgtataaaaaaatcaagagcCACAAAGAATTGAATTCTAAAAGTATAAAATATCTTGGAAAATGTTTTAACTACTGCGTGACACAGAACAAAGGCGACAAATTGGCAATGGCTACTGCGATTGAAAATATACCGTATCATTGTTTCAACAGACATGAAAATTGTGGAACAAAATGGTGCCAGTATTCAAAGAATCCAGATTCGTATAAACATGCCGTTATCGGTGAAGGATTTACAGATCCAGAACTGTTCAATTTACTAAAAACCATTTTTGGTGGtatagcaaaaaaagcaagtGGATTTTCGGGAGGAGTATCGAGTAACCCCAATGAAAGTTTTAATGCCACGGTTGCTAGCAAGGCTCCGAAGTCGCGGTTATATGGAACATCTCAATCCTATAATACGCGTGTTGGCTTAGCTGTCCTAAAAAAGAATGAgggagaaaaattcattgttcaGCTATTGGAAAATTGTCAAGTATCTCCTATTAAAAATCTTGCTGAATTTTGCAATAAAGTAGACAAATATTCTAGTCGCAGATACGATAAAGTTCGCACTACGATTTGTAAACGGCGGCGCttatttttgtga